From the Bacillota bacterium genome, one window contains:
- a CDS encoding methyl-accepting chemotaxis protein yields MRSFSQQLMAAMVMLVVLSAAAVAVLVYTTSSRMLVQQIQETAYSQLRLSGRLIEAARARTVEVVESLASKLARQAQLTSFQDLPSYAGTLYTDVAGSKDVLEVKVASTDGKAMVLRASGEMEPTDVDKDPLFKEAFQGRLAYGNPFRYPGTGQIAVEIVVPLRDEQSGKVSGALSGVVPADYMAQQAGGLKLGKTGLGMLVNQDGLVLAHPDQKQVLTLNLIAGAASDAERNVYREVLASDRSTVRFTRLGGQEQLIGVQPIEGTPWRLVIQASRAELTQAVGALFRQTVIIGAVMALVALAAAYWVGRLQSRGVVEVAHAMEGLAEGDLTRAVPVRGRTEIARLAQAFNRTSERLRQLVGQVRGGAQQVANSSQELASSSQQVGQGVQQVAATVDQMAKASERQSSAASSASGSVRQMGESVRRVSTAIKEIADGSNDVARLARDGQSALGNITQRMAQIEQTAGESGRAVEDLGHRSQRIGQIVDVITGIAEQTNLLALNAAIEAARAGEQGRGFAVVAEEVRKLAEQSRQAAAEIANLIAEIRQEVERAVRNTEAVRAAVSEGVDAVNASGQTFEAITQAVDRSVTQTMEVSKAAEEMAAASEAAIKAVDEIAAITQENAAGAEEVASSTEEQSSAVEEIAGAAQRLARMAQELLKAVEAFRV; encoded by the coding sequence CGGCGAGGGCTCGCACTGTTGAAGTCGTCGAGTCGCTGGCTTCGAAGCTTGCGCGTCAGGCGCAGCTAACGTCATTCCAGGACCTTCCGTCCTATGCCGGCACGCTCTATACGGACGTTGCCGGAAGCAAAGACGTGCTGGAGGTCAAAGTCGCGAGTACCGACGGCAAGGCCATGGTGCTCAGGGCGTCAGGCGAGATGGAGCCAACAGATGTGGACAAAGACCCCCTGTTCAAGGAAGCCTTTCAGGGGCGATTGGCCTACGGAAATCCGTTCCGCTACCCCGGCACCGGCCAGATCGCGGTGGAGATCGTGGTCCCGCTGCGGGACGAGCAGTCGGGCAAGGTGAGCGGCGCGCTGAGCGGCGTGGTGCCAGCCGATTACATGGCGCAGCAGGCGGGCGGCCTGAAGCTCGGCAAGACCGGGTTGGGGATGCTCGTCAACCAGGACGGCCTGGTGCTGGCTCACCCTGACCAGAAGCAAGTGCTCACCCTCAACCTCATAGCCGGCGCGGCCAGCGACGCGGAACGGAACGTCTACCGCGAGGTGCTGGCCTCCGACCGCTCCACGGTCAGGTTTACCCGGCTTGGGGGGCAGGAACAGTTGATAGGCGTCCAGCCCATCGAGGGCACGCCCTGGAGACTGGTCATCCAGGCCTCCCGCGCCGAGCTGACGCAGGCTGTGGGAGCGCTGTTCCGCCAGACGGTAATCATTGGCGCCGTCATGGCCCTGGTGGCCCTGGCCGCTGCCTACTGGGTCGGGCGCCTTCAGTCGCGGGGCGTGGTCGAAGTGGCCCACGCGATGGAGGGGCTGGCGGAGGGTGACCTGACGCGGGCCGTGCCCGTCCGGGGGCGCACTGAGATCGCCCGCCTGGCGCAAGCGTTCAACAGGACGTCCGAGCGGCTCCGGCAGCTTGTCGGACAGGTTCGCGGCGGAGCCCAGCAGGTGGCCAACTCGAGCCAGGAGCTGGCCAGTTCGTCGCAGCAGGTGGGGCAGGGCGTGCAGCAGGTGGCAGCCACCGTCGATCAGATGGCCAAGGCGAGCGAACGGCAGTCCTCCGCCGCCTCCAGCGCCTCCGGGAGCGTGCGGCAGATGGGCGAGTCGGTGCGGCGGGTCTCAACGGCCATCAAGGAGATCGCCGACGGCAGCAACGACGTGGCAAGGCTCGCCCGGGACGGGCAGTCGGCCCTCGGCAACATCACGCAGCGGATGGCGCAGATTGAGCAGACCGCCGGGGAGTCGGGCAGGGCCGTAGAGGACCTGGGCCACCGCTCGCAGCGCATCGGCCAGATCGTAGACGTCATCACGGGGATCGCCGAGCAGACCAACCTTTTGGCGCTCAATGCCGCCATTGAGGCGGCCCGGGCCGGAGAGCAGGGCAGGGGCTTCGCCGTGGTGGCCGAGGAAGTGAGGAAGCTTGCCGAGCAGTCTCGCCAGGCGGCGGCCGAGATCGCCAACCTGATCGCGGAGATCCGGCAGGAGGTGGAACGCGCCGTTCGCAACACGGAGGCGGTGCGGGCGGCCGTTTCCGAGGGCGTGGATGCCGTGAATGCATCGGGCCAGACGTTTGAGGCCATCACGCAGGCCGTGGATCGCTCGGTGACCCAGACCATGGAGGTGAGTAAGGCCGCCGAGGAGATGGCGGCCGCAAGTGAAGCCGCCATCAAGGCGGTGGACGAGATCGCGGCCATCACCCAGGAGAACGCGGCGGGTGCCGAAGAGGTGGCCTCCAGCACCGAGGAGCAGTCCTCCGCCGTTGAGGAGATCGCCGGCGCCGCTCAGAGGTTGGCGCGCATGGCGCAGGAGCTGCTCAAGGCGGTTGAGGCGTTCAGGGTGTAA
- a CDS encoding ABC transporter ATP-binding protein — protein sequence GLSPLLVREIFAIIQRINQEEGVTVLLVEQNARMALSIAHRGYVMENGRIVLEGSADSLRSNPDVQEFYLGLSGEGGQKSYRDVKAYRRRKRHM from the coding sequence GGGGCTGTCGCCGCTGCTGGTGCGAGAGATCTTCGCCATCATCCAGCGGATCAACCAGGAAGAAGGCGTGACGGTCCTCCTCGTCGAGCAAAACGCCCGGATGGCCCTTTCAATTGCCCACCGGGGCTACGTCATGGAGAACGGCCGCATCGTCCTCGAGGGGTCCGCCGATTCGCTGCGGTCGAACCCCGACGTCCAGGAGTTTTACCTGGGCCTGTCGGGGGAAGGTGGCCAGAAGAGCTACCGGGACGTCAAGGCCTACCGCCGCCGGAAGCGCCACATGTGA